CCGAACCCTGCCTATCAATCGGGCCGCCCGTACAGCCGGATCGAACGTATCGGTGTAGTCCAGGCTCTCAGCGCCAATGCCGCGCTTTTCGAGTTCCGCCCGAAGCTGTTGGATTTTCAGACCATTGGGCCCGCTCTCCTTCCCGTGAGAAAAAAATACGTGCATGCCGTGTTCCCTGTGCTGGGTTTTAGCAGTGACTAATGGCCTTAATCTCGGTACGGCGCAGGGCTTCGGCTATGGTTTTGTTGCGCAGCGACTGCACAAATGCCACGAAGGTGTCAAGGTCCTTCTGCACATTGGCAATCCCAACCGAAACGCGGGTTGCGCCCCGCATACGGCCCAGATACTTCACCATATCAGGCAGGGAGTGCCGGTCGCGGCTCGCGAAATAGCGTGCAATTTCCTCGGTTGAGACGCAGGAGTTGATCTCGTCAATCCCCGGATTGCAGAAACAGCCGGACCGTATCGAGATTTTGCGCTCATTCGCCAGCCCTTCCACCTCCTGAAACGGGTACAGTTTTCCTTCGCGATCGAAGAACGTGAGCACGAGACTTCCCCCGCGGTTTTCGAACGTTTCGGGTCCAAACAGCCGCATGACCGGTTTGCCGTTATCGTGCCGGATAGCCCGAAGCTGCCCGGCCAGCCATCCGGCCATGGATTTCACCCGGGCCGAAATCCGCTCCATGCCGATGTTTTCGAGATAGGCGAGTCCGTGCGCGACCGATGGAATCATATTGTAGTTCAGGGTGCCGTCTTCGAAGCGCTCGTGCCCGTCGGCCAGGTGCTCTTTTTGCTCAGCAACGGAAACAAGGGTCACGGTGCCGCCGGCAAACCAGCTTTTCCGCAGCTTTGCAAACGCGCTCTTTTTCAGCAGCAGACAGCCGATACCCGTAGGAAAGCCGAACATCTTGTAAAAGGATACCGACACGAAATCGGGCTTCCATTTGCTCAGGTCGAGC
This genomic stretch from Cyclonatronum proteinivorum harbors:
- a CDS encoding aminotransferase class V-fold PLP-dependent enzyme, giving the protein MQDPTTAPETVQATATTAGLPLPDESFFETIRHTEYANLDAGGHTYLDFTGGNLNPRGLIEAHHKMLLESVLGNPHSTNPTSQLATQLVEDTRRKILSFFKASDDYYCIFTTNATAALKLVGESYPFSEQSTLLMLSDNHNSVNGIREFVKRRNGRTLYAPLNMEDLQINEERLEELLEEGRSEGPNLFAFPAQSNVSGVQHSLEWIARAQALGYDVLLDGAAFVPTSRLDLSKWKPDFVSVSFYKMFGFPTGIGCLLLKKSAFAKLRKSWFAGGTVTLVSVAEQKEHLADGHERFEDGTLNYNMIPSVAHGLAYLENIGMERISARVKSMAGWLAGQLRAIRHDNGKPVMRLFGPETFENRGGSLVLTFFDREGKLYPFQEVEGLANERKISIRSGCFCNPGIDEINSCVSTEEIARYFASRDRHSLPDMVKYLGRMRGATRVSVGIANVQKDLDTFVAFVQSLRNKTIAEALRRTEIKAISHC